In Cynocephalus volans isolate mCynVol1 chromosome 3, mCynVol1.pri, whole genome shotgun sequence, one DNA window encodes the following:
- the CLDN15 gene encoding claudin-15, with product MSVAVETFGFFMAAVGLLMLGVTLSNGYWRVSTVNGNVITTNTIFENLWFSCATDSMGVYNCWEFPSMLALSGYIQACRALMITAILLGSLGLFLSMLGLRCTNIGGLMLSRKAKLAATAGAQHILAGLCGMVAISWYAFNITRDFFDPLYPGTKYELGPALYLGWSASLLSILGGICLCSNCCCPPDEDPAAGTRLPYKASASVMPLAPSNEGDSSFGKYGKNAYV from the exons ATGTCAGTGGCTGTGGAGACCTTTGGCTTCTTCATGGCAGCCGTGGGGCTGCTGATGCTTGGGGTGACCCTGTCAAACGGCTACTGGCGAGTGTCCACCGTGAACGGGAACGtcatcaccaccaacaccatcTTCGAGAACCTCTGGTTTAGCTGTGCTACTGACTCCATGGGAGTCTACAACTGCTGGGAGTTCCCATCCATGCTGGCCCTCTCTG GGTATATTCAGGCCTGCCGGGCACTCATGATCACCGCCAtcctcctgggctccctgggcctCTTTCTAAGCATGCTGGGGCTGCGCTGCACGAATATTGGGGGCTTGATGCTCTCCAGGAAAGCCAAGCTGGCGGCCACCGCAGGGGCTCAACACATACTGGCAG GTCTCTGCGGGATGGTGGCCATCTCCTGGTACGCCTTCAACATCACCCGGGACTTCTTCGACCCCTTGTATCCCGGAACCAA GTACGAGCTGGGCCCCGCCCTCTACCTGGGCTGGAGCGCCTCCCTGCTGTCCATCCTGGGCGGCATCTGCCTCTGCTCCAACTGCTGCTGCCCCCCTGACGAGGACCCCGCCGCCGG CACCCGGCTCCCCTACAAGGCTTCCGCATCCGTGATGCCCCTGGCCCCCTCGAATGAAGGCGACAGCAGCTTTGGCAAATACGGCAAAAACGCCTATGTATAG
- the FIS1 gene encoding mitochondrial fission 1 protein: MEAVLDELVSVDDLLKFEKKFQSEKAAGSVSKSTQFEYAWCLVRSKYNDDIRKGITLLEELLPKGSKDEQRDYVFYLAVGNYRLKEYEKALKYVRGLLQTEPQNNQAKELERLIDKAMKKDGLVGMAIVGGMALGVAGLAGLIGLAVSKSKS; this comes from the exons ATGGAGGCCGTGCTGGACGAGCTGGTGTCTGTGGATGACCTGCTG aaatttgaaaagaaatttcagTCTGAGAAAGCTGCAGGCTCGGTGTCTAAGAGCACGCAGTTTGAGTACGCCTGGTGCCTGGTGCGGAGCAAGTACAATGACGACATTCGTAAAGGCATCACACTGCTCGAGG agctGCTACCCAAAGGGAGCAAAGACGAGCAACGGGATTATGTCTTCTACCTGGCTGTGGGGAACTACCGGCTGAAG GAATATGAAAAGGCCCTAAAGTATGTGCGAGGGCTGCTGCAGACAGAGCCCCAGAACAACCAGGCCAAGGAACTGGAACGACTCATCGACAAGGCTATGAAGAAAG atGGACTGGTGGGCATGGCCATTGTTGGAGGCATGGCCCTGGGTGTGGCAGGACTGGCTGGACTCATTGGACTTGCTGTGTCCAAGTCCAAATCCTGA